One region of Vitis vinifera cultivar Pinot Noir 40024 chromosome 1, ASM3070453v1 genomic DNA includes:
- the LOC100248182 gene encoding vacuolar protein sorting-associated protein 29, producing the protein MVLVLALGDLHIPHRAPDLPPKFKSMLVPGKIQHIICTGNLCIKEVHDYLKSLCPDMHVTRGEYDEDSRYLETKTLTIGQFKLGVCHGHQVIPWGDLDSLAMLQRQLDVDILVTGHTHQFKAYKHEGGVVINPGSATGAYSSITYDVNPSFVLMDIDGLRVVVYVYELIDGEVKVDKIDFKKTATTNSAH; encoded by the exons ATGGTGTTGGTGTTAGCTTTAGGGGATCTTCACATCCCTCACAGAGCACCTGATCTGCCTCCAAAATTCAAGTCCATGCTTGTTCCTGGCAAGATCCAGCACATCATATGCACCGGCAATCTTTGCATCAAA GAAGTTCATGATTATTTGAAGAGTCTTTGTCCGGACATGCATGTCACCCGAGGTGAATATGATGAAGATTCACGTTACCTGGAGACCAAGACACTTACAATCGGTCAATTTAAGCTTGGAGTATGCCATGGTCATCAG GTTATTCCATGGGGAGACTTGGATTCGCTGGCAATGCTACAAAGGCAGTTGGATGTGGACATCCTAGTGACTGGACACACCCATCAGTTCAAGGCCTACAAACATGAGGGTGGTGTCGTTATAAACCCTGGTTCTGCCACTGGTGCCTACAGCAGTATCACCTATGATGTAAATCCAAGCTTTGTCCTCATGGACATTGATGGCTTGCGGGTTGTGGTTTATGTATACGAACTCATTGATGGTGAAGTGAAGGTTGACAAAATTGATTTCAAGAAGACAGCCACTACAAACTCTGCTCACTGA